The sequence AGTTTGGATCAGatggtttttaaaaattaaaatatgattataattttttgagttTAACCCACACTATTCTTGCCATAATTTGATACCATCAGTAAGCAGGAAACTAATATCTCATGTATCAATATTGGCAAGTGCTAGTCCAACCAACCAGGTCATAACAAGCAATGGAATAGTCTAATATGGCAAACAAACTATGGTGAATGCTCCCCTATTAACAAATATGGTAGATTTTTTCCATCCCAATTTACATAGGAAGGAAACAGAAAATTACCCAAAAGTGTGAAATTTATGATGTCCTAGGAAGCCTTAATTGCAACAGACCTTGCTTTCAGATTCAGAAAGATTGCCCTGACGAAAGAAAGTAAATCAGAGGCCCATTAATTATTAACTCATGCTTCCCTTTAAGAAAACATACACAGTACAATAAATGATCAAACTTAAAAGCAAGgaagaaacttaaaaaaaaaaaaaaaatagagagaaaagatTGAAGTACACCTTAGAGAGGATAGGATATCCTCCAAAATATTGAAACTAGAAACAATTCGAAATGATCAAGGCTAATCCAGTATGATCATAAATCAGTACAACTATACATGACTTGGCTTTGCCAAATTACATGTTATTTTGAGCAGATGGAATAATCCAGTATTGCTAATGTGTGGTCAATGCATAACCAGTTAATCATCTTATAGTACACTTCAAATTGAGGACAACACAAACACATTGCATAATGGACagagaaatttttttagttaagtgAGGAATATGTAGAAAACCAAACTTACCAAAGCAATCAGCATGTGTCACTCACACAATGCCTTCACTTAAAACCTATTATGCACTTCAACCTCATGTAAAATGAAAGTCCTAGTGGCTTAGAAACATACTGGCATAATTAAACCCGATTCTAGGCatctgttttgtttttaaaaaaagaaggcaAGGACATCAAAAAGGGAGGAACATCCCAACTTTGCTGGTACCCACCCATCTAAAGATCCCCTGCCCAAGCCAACCCAAATTTATTCATGATAAATAGATAACAAAAGAGCATGGGGGATTAGACCAAAACCCATGTCAAGGAAAAGGGAATCTATACTAGGGAAGCCCCTTTAAATTGTGGGCGTAAACCtgagaggaaaaagaagggACAGTGTTAGCAAAATTGGCAATACAGTCTGCATAATGATTGTCTTCCTTATAAATGTGAGTAGCTCTAAATTTGGTTATAGTACTtgaatctttaaaatatttgattggaGGACTGTTTGGTTGACATTCAAAACTAAGGTTACACACTTTCTGATGCAAAAACACACTATCCAATACACTTTCTCTCAAAgcaattttttttgcttccatGAAACCAAGTTTTACATCCCCATACAAATAACAGACACTAAGAATATGTTTCctaaaaacttataaattataagcAGATAAATAACTTTTGTTATGATCTAAAAATCAGGATTTCAGTATGAAATAAGCACCATCAACATTTATGGAATTCAGTTCAAATGGGCTATGTTTATTTCCATTCCttttattatagaaaaaatgTACTACATTTAATCTATTTAACAGAAAATCAAATTACAGCTATATATTATACTTGGTAGCAAGTTAGGCATAAGCCTTATATGGTAGCTCTTgcaaagattcaacaaataTCAATAGTATTTTATCCACTCTAAAATCTATCCTCTCTTATGACCTTCCCCATAAAGTCAAAACTGAAACTGCTACTTAGAGTAAATATAATTTCACATCACTCAATAGGTACCTTTTGTAATTTACAATAAAATGCATACCTATGATAGTATTATCAACTGATGATgcttattcattaattttagaACCAATGAGAGATGACATTAACTAATCATGGAAGAGTAATAAATAGCAAGTTGAAAGATGTAGCTCACCAGCAAGCAGCAACAGAGCTGTGAAATACAACACGGAGCTGCAGAGGCATATACTGGTAATTCACCCAACCAACTATAGGCCAAAACTGCAAGTAAAAAACAATATAACTTCAAAAAACTAACTTTTCAAATTGCTCCATAAGCTAAACTGCAGAAGATTGTTCTCATAGCCATACCTTCCATGCAGTCAATTGAACAGAAGGGTAATCCTTTTTAACTTTGTTTATGACTGTACTCCAAGGTCTTCCTGCAAACCAGCCTCACACTTTAATTACCATGCAATGCAGATAAAATAGTtaggatattttatttacaagTAGAATTAGTCATGTAATACCATTTGTATTATTCATAAGTCagaaaatttttcaaaagattatttTGTCATATTTAAGAAATGATTCATTATATCTTCAAAATGTATTAGAACACTTAACAATGCCAGGAAGCTGCCTACATTTTTGGTTTAGTCCATGAATAAAATCAGAGAGAAatatgaagtgttttttttctaagaagCTTAAATTTTATCTATCACTCAATGAATACTAGTTTATTAAAACTTCAATTTGTTTGTGTCAAAGATAAACctatgaaatttttattatttttaaaatttaaataataaaataactgcTGCAGAATACATTTAGCATTTCCCATGCGTTGAAATTCATTATCAGTGTTATGGTAGGAAAAATAAGAATACACTGAGGAAATTCATTTTCCAAGTACCACATTCCAGAGCAACACCATATTGGCATACAAATGCTTTGAGCTTAGGAAGACGTACTAACTTCAGAAATACAACAGTAACAGAATCAAATTAAAGAAGTAAGCAGCAATATGTGACCAATGTCTGGCATTGGCATAATAATCATGCTAAACATATAAAAGCAGGTATTTAAGGAAGAGCAAAAACACAATGGTTCCTGTTTTGAGTAGGGAGGTGGGGTGCAGAGCAGATGAgacattaaaaacaaaagatgCCATTAAGCTTTAAtggaaatatttcaaaattattatgtgTAAATTGAGGAGTAACATACAAATTCAACCATATTTTTATCAATGAGCATACCTTCTATAACCAAGCCATAGTACATCATGAACAAAAAGTTGTTCCATGGGGAACTGGTTATCTGTTCAAGGATCACCTAATAACAGGATATTTCATTTCATCAGagcattagttaaaaaattgtaGCAGGGTCAAGGAAATTATAGAACCTAACAATATACAAAATACTGTCCCTGTAAGTGAAAGGGGCAGAGGAGTGACCAGCATACAACATCAGAAGCTTACCATACCTTCTTAGCAACAGTATCATTGCCTTTGTTCCCCTTAAAGATTTTATCCATCAATTTGTGGAGAAAATGTCCAAAGGGTCCAGAGTAGGCGAAACCATAGAGCTGCGAATCAAATTGCTTAGTCCTTAAAAATTTCACTTCAAACTTAAATTTCTGCTTCATCTTTTTGAGAAAAGGTGAAACAGTTAGCACAGTGTGttgatttattttcatatgaTCATTGGTTGAGAGTTATGAAATGGTTAATGGCAAAGACCATACTCTAGTTATCTTCATGGAAAATTCGGATTTTCAGTAAATTCGATCCAGTCATATAGATAAAGTCCAAATTGATTAAGAAGAAGCACAGTTAAGTCAAATGGACATACCATGAAAAGAAGCACCCTTCTCAACTGAAGCTTCTTGGCCCCAGATAACTTCTGAGCAACTGCATCACTAAAACCAGCCAAAACTGCTGCAGTAATTGCCTAACACCgcaaaagttttgttttttgaacAACCCCATTAGTGTCTCTCTCTTAAGAACAAAagtggaaaataaataaaaataaagacagTTTCTTTCAATTCAACCGAATCATTCTCTTATTAGAAATCaaagtgagaaaaatgaaaagggaGATTAGAAACCTTGGTTCTGAGAGGATGGAGCTGAAGCTGGTTGAGATATTTCTTGAAAACGCTGTTGACTTCGTCAGACATGGTGGTTGATCAATCCCGGATTTTGTATGAGTAGTTTAGTTTGTGATAGTTACTCGTATCCTATATATGATGGAGGGAGATTGAGAGCGACAGAAACATAGAAATTGTGGAAGGACAAAACAAAAGCATAGGAAAGGGGTACGGAATGTTAGGTGGAAAAATCAAATAAAGTGAGGGGTGCTATTTGCTAAAAATGAATCACACGCAACATTCACCAAAGACTTAAccataaattatttcttattaattaattaatgcctatcataaacatttaaaaaatagaaaagaaccaACGATGAGGGAAGCCTGCCTCTGTTGATTGGATCTAATTGATCCgatatattaatttaacaatcaaaattaaactaattaaattgatttcatTAATTACTTTCTTATAAATGTTAACTAGTGTCTTAAGTCTAAGTgaggaaaaagagaaatatttttactggaaagaaaaaaaataggctTCCTTTGATTTTAtctaatattttcaaatgtcttcatttagtatttttttggtatgtactcatttatttttattttattctaaataaagaaattaattatatgtataaagtgataattatagaaaaaagtAGTTAGTCATTCAggaataagaaatatttttatatgttaacataaaatagaaaatgaatagAGATAAAAACTTGGAAAACTAcaccaatttattttatatcttaaacAGATTGACTTGGTTAGCTAATTAGCTtaagtaaaatttttaaaacctcaCACCAAATCAACACAATTAAAtaggctaaaatatattttttccctataaacataaaaatattgacaaaattttgagtattttttttatttatacaaaattaaaacatgttactTTTTGATTTAGAGAAAAGTTTAAATATCCAAAacgtgtattattttttatattagtttagAGCAAAGTTCAATTTTGTCAAGACAATAAagtattcaaaattttataaaagacaaattttaaaaaaatatatatttatgaagaccaaaaacatattttatataattgatttggatttaattttatgttaaactCAAATCAATCAAATCTATATATGAAGACCTTTGCCTATTGTACtatttatttactattattcaaaaaaattggaattttttattttgatatattctATTGTTATTTaagattataatattaatttgctGTTGTTTTTTTTAGGCAGTTTACTACtgtttttttatacaatagttatattttaattcatgaCTATAAGTAATAtttcattatcatttttattaatttaataatattttataataatttcaatttttattgttatctaatatatatatatatagtttgagagagatataaataaatgagaTGAAGTGAAATAATTCTTATTCAAATAAGGTTATTTATTTACAATCATAATTACCTAAAATGGATGTAACTTAGTTTGTGGGAAAGAATATGAATTCAATCCCATAAAATACATCTTTTGGAAAGAGTGAAATATTTAAATGtgacttaatttttaattaaaaattattcccATAATCAGTTCAAAGTATCAAAGTTTACTAAATTTCTTAGAGTGCTACTAAGAAAccaaagattttatttatttattgtagttaaaaaaaatagaactatAATTATGTTATCTTTTAACAATCttatatgattttaattgaaaaaataagttatacaaaatctatatttaaatatacaatattataatttaacagtttattttaatctaataattattataaataaatactttcatTCGTGTGCAAAAATTTCAATCTATATCAGCTGGGTTAGATGCGCATGTTCAACCTGCAAGTCTGCAACTCTTGATGAGTTGATGGTCACTGTTGGACCTACAATAATATACATTTGCGACATTATTGGTATTTAGCATCCAAAAGGAagacttttaattaaattaaaaaattatttctaaattaatttaGTGTTTATTACTTTCGTCGAGGACTTGGTTGGCGATCATCTTTAGACTtggtagatatttttttaatttacaaaacttaaaacataatatattttttaaaagaattaatttcaattttactcttatcaataatatattgatttaaaatttgattttacttatttgGTCTTTTAGACTGAGTTTCACCTTATTTTTATTAGgaatatgcatatttttttcttttcttttttacatgatcaaataagaaaataaaagtaccttatcaataaaattaatagatatttcacattaataatataatgacaagaaaaaaaatatttttgtaacatTCATACTAAGTAATCTACAAATCATCTCACCTTCAActcaattgtttttctttttacaaaacaAACCATAATTGTGGTTATTAGATGAAATAGAGTAGCTGAAATTACTGACTCATCCAAGATTATTCAACATGCATGACATATTCCAgcaaaaatattgataaaaatgtTCTGCATCCCTTAGTTTTtctcttaatatattaatttgtttaagcaTTTGCATAACACTGTGGTCTATAACTAATTTGAGATAAATTGAAACAATATAACAATAAACGCAGGAAGAAACTATAAGAAAATTCATGAGCTGGATTCTAAATGTTACTAAGCAATGGACAACAGTTCCTTTATAGTTGCAAGTATTGATGATATGAAATTTCATTATTAGTGCTGATGGAAGGTGGCACTGGTGCTGGAGGAGCATTTGGCGGCCCAATCCAAccttcaatttttcaaaaaaggaaaaagaacatttcaattttacaattaatttgaaaacgaaatgtaattgattatttcttCCTTACTAGCTGGTTCCCAAACGTAGAAATAAACAAGTCTCTGTAATACCTTTGGAAGGGTCGAAACCCCTCAGCATGTTCTTGGCACAAGGCACACGCTTCGCAGCAGAAATTAACACAGCAATCACAACAAGGTTCAGCTGCTAATTTGGGGTTGTtgaatgaaacaatttgaaatgGCTCATGCAATTGTCTTTAGGCATAAAGATGAAATAtgtttaacaattttattattcattgtcTGCTTTACCTTGAGTTCATTCTGCCGTCTCATCAGTCCTCACCTTACATCCTTTTTAGATAATTATTGCATAACTAAAATTTCTTTGGCCCGTCTTCGCCATTTTCTTTTCTGTAGTCCtcgttgcattttttttaattggtagttaattttttcattttatgttaaattaaatttattttatgaagaatcaaatgtttttaaaattttgaaacttgcAACTAGAAAGTAAAAACCATCCCAAACTGGCCCCATTCCGGTTGCGCGTTGAGACTTTGATTAAACTCAAGtttagcaaaaacaaaaaatactttctaaaacaaaaaattatataagctttattaaaaatagtaataaaaaaataaaaatagtaaagttTAAAACGATAAAGTAAGTAAAATTAGTAtcaatttattctctttttttatcttttacaacTATTTGCatttatcttattaaaaaatcattttgtggGAGCAAGACCTATTTTTTTAtggggataaaaaaatatttattctaaaaaaatttacattgtgGGGGCAATTGCCCCATTAAACTTCATGTAGATCCGCAAGCGTGTGTCTTCTTCTCCTTGTTGTGACTCTTTGAGACCACCTCCCATTTATGCACATTCCATTTCTATGATTTGCAATTTAATATGTCTTGCAAATAGTACAaatcgaaaaattcaaatatcgAATCTACAAGGACTTACCTCTACTTGGCTAGTGCACAAACTAGGCAAaggataatttgttttttatgtaatatgattaaaaacataaaaaataaaagtgaacaaaaacaccaaaaatTAGTGGGTAAGAGGAGCTAAATGCAAAATAAATGAAGTGTTGAAAATTTGGCTACAATGAACTAACAATTTTAGTAATCACaaagattttatttatctaatatTCATTCTAATGTTACCTCAACCTTCAATGGTGCTCTAACCATAATCCCTCATATGAGAGAGCTTAAGTTGTTTAACTCAACTCCTAATCCCTTTAGAAGTCAAGCTAAACCACTTGGATTCGAGAACAAAGGTTAAACAAGGCTAACAAGTGTTATTTCATCCCTAGACataatgtgacaccctctaccccaatatacatatttaaataaaaaaaatacatgaaaatgcgGAATTAcataaaagattttattttctaagcataaaagagttcatgtgggtaaaaggttcacattgaCGTTAATCAttgaattaaaaacttatcaaataagAGTTTAAAACATCTTCGACCtaaaacaaggtcgtccaattttatttttttttacaaaaggaaaacaagttaaGTAAtggaacaacataaaataacatgttctgaatattatgcaaataatataaaaacccATGTCCCAATGTCACATTTTATCAGAGCGTTGTATCCTAGCGTCCTCTAATACGAGATTCTTTAAAGTCATTCACCTAACCATCTACTCCAAAGAACATAAGGTTCGAGATCAttataggatccaaacacaaacaatacaaaaggagtgagttatcatattTCTAAATAGGTAGAGATAAATGAAagcacacgcacacacacaagTATAACAAGCTCAACTTAGCACAATTCGCATCATTTTATCACTCATTGTGAAACATCACTTATCCtaaggatttaatcacaaaatcacattttacaccttcacattaatcatTTGTTCAGAACAACACATCTTAAGTACAACacaacatctcacactcacacaattcattaccCACCATTACATAATAATTCACAATGATTATTATAGAGgcgttatgcaacagatacatTAAGACTCAATCTTGTATACAATATGGTACCATATCAGTGAAAAATCTCGTCAGACGCCACGTcaaggagtacatgacaagacataCCACACATTGGTAAGTCATATCActttcactaggtaaaatcatagagaGACCATCAGAGTCACGCTGTTTTGTGAGAGTACTctaaccatgtgggatcgacacaagcttaaaggagcactcaaaccggatATATTTACCTCGAAGGTCTAAATTCTGAAGAGTCCGTcaaggagaaaaatgaagggaaATGAAATATGAAGCTCCTTAGCCACCAGACACAACCCTTGGTGAATGCTCTCTTCCATCCTAatgaaaacaatatttaaataGATCCAAAAAGGTTGTACTATCATTTTTGCAAAATGGCTTGTGCATTGAGCCCAGGGTTCACGCTAATCGTGTATACAAAAATAACATTTGGTTAAGTGATTGTGCCTTGAACTTGAGGTGCACGCCTAGCCCAAATCTTTGACAGTCAGAATAATTTGCTTAGTGTGCACCAAGATTCAAATTCCCCCGGTAGTCTGTAGATGTTTTTCATATGGTCTTCCAAGTTGACTCTGATGCATTAAGTGTGTGCAAGCATGCTAATAAACTGTTTCATCAACTCAAAAAAATTTCCTTCCTTGTTGATGCACAAAAACTCTACAAAACATAACTAAAACTAATGAATTCACCAAAATTAACTTCATTaagctaaaaatataaaagaacacCAAATTCTAACTTATTGGAATAAAACTAAGcaataaataagaagaattaAGATTGTTGTGAAAATTAAGTACAAAAATTAAGTATGCAACAATTATCACAATTCCCCTACCTATTCACAAAAGCATCATAGGGATACACAATTTAAGTCCACGATCACCCAATCACTCACTCGTTTACAATCacaaaaatccaaataaaagaatttcttatcacttatataaacaaaatgcccccaaataaagaaataatgcTTACCTTGATCCTTTTCACTCTTATCCTGACTACAATCCACATAATAATCAAAATCATCATGTCATCTTGTTCTATAAGTTAAAAGTTCATCAAAGACTATAAAATAATGcagtaaaaaatagataaaaaaatcctCAATTTCTTTTCCTCAAAACCACAAGTATTTGAAAGCCTGAAGGATGCCGATCCAAATAGTGAGAAAAAGGACAATGATCCATGCATTGCAAAGCGACTATGATGTGAATGAACGAACCCTATTTGGCTATTTCCCTTTTGATTAATTTCTGCCACCAGGCTGGGCAACCAGGCTATTTagggataaaaaattataaaatcagaaAAGAAAAGTGTAATAGAAATAATAGGGAGTGGAAATAGCAATTgctaaacaaaattattaaaccTGTTTTGGTCAGTTGCAGCAGCGAACCCAAATAGCTATCGGGTTAATCGAATATAAGCAGAGAGCCCAAATTTCTATATACATGGCCCATGGTTGTTTTCTTGCAATATTCTCTTGTCACGCCGAACCCAACCACACCAGTGTGGAACCAGTGTTTAAAAATTCACAAAGTTGTGTAAGAAAATTGTAAGCGATGAAGAATTTATTAGTGTAAAAAAGGCAACATTTTAATGTAGTTGTAGAATCATCAACGTACCATGATGATATTTACGTCATGATAACGTCAATATTTGATAACCTAGGAAATCTTGGCCTGTAGTTTGATATTTGATAACCTAGGAAAAGCAAGAAGTACTGTTTCATATTCTTTCAGTGCTCTGCAATGGATGATATGATAGTGTCTCCTTAGGTGCATCTTCTTGGCCTTTCCATATAGATTAAATATTCATTCGTCGATTAGAAAGTAGCAATTGATGCCAATTTCAGTGCTCTCACGGTGAATTCCATAATGGGCCCTTATTATAAGGATGTCGATAATTACATGCTTTTCTTAGGAATTACTTGCATATTATAAGGATGTCGATAATTTTTCTTGTGCCATCAACCAATCTCACGTCGAGTTATTGGAAGAACTTTCGAAATCATGGACTTATCGTGTCACCCTTGAGAAAAATTGGTTTTATTTacctatcattttaaaatttcaacaacttattaattattattttctcaattatactttattaaaaaagagaaagaacaaCCGTTTATAtgaaatgttaaaataataaatatgagaataaaagacatattaaaaatttaaaataagtttaacaTAAATTAGGAAATTAACCGTTGAATACTTGGATTAGCTGGTGAAAGCTAGGTTTGAGTTTAAACAGAAATCTTGGGTATATTtgtgatttattaaaaaaatgacgaattaatattttttcttaaaaaacatcAAGCAAAAAGAAACGACCGGAGTATGtaacaagaatttttttttttttttttggtctcaAGTTAATAGCTAGAGGGAGCATGTATTCGAAATTGAAGTTAGGTTATGTAGATATGATCTGATTTATGATAATGGCACCAAATAAGAATATGCCAAAGAACTCTGCTGTGCATTTCACTTTG comes from Glycine soja cultivar W05 chromosome 20, ASM419377v2, whole genome shotgun sequence and encodes:
- the LOC114402424 gene encoding peroxisomal membrane protein PMP22-like isoform X1, which produces MSDEVNSVFKKYLNQLQLHPLRTKAITAAVLAGFSDAVAQKLSGAKKLQLRRVLLFMLYGFAYSGPFGHFLHKLMDKIFKGNKGNDTVAKKVILEQITSSPWNNFLFMMYYGLVIEGRPWSTVINKVKKDYPSVQLTAWKFWPIVGWVNYQYMPLQLRVVFHSSVAACWAIFLNLKARSVAIKAS
- the LOC114402424 gene encoding peroxisomal membrane protein PMP22-like isoform X2 is translated as MSDEVNSVFKKYLNQLQLHPLRTKAITAAVLAGFSDAVAQKLSGAKKLQLRRVLLFMVILEQITSSPWNNFLFMMYYGLVIEGRPWSTVINKVKKDYPSVQLTAWKFWPIVGWVNYQYMPLQLRVVFHSSVAACWAIFLNLKARSVAIKAS